The following proteins are encoded in a genomic region of Methylobacterium tardum:
- a CDS encoding beta-1,6-N-acetylglucosaminyltransferase has protein sequence MLMVGDSSARLRTKVAYVVLAHSDPQLFGRLIKRIAGPFVSCFVHVDAKAPIEPFLASVADVPQVYFVKPRLRVMWAGFSQVESTLLTIEKALEGTCKECSHIVIISGADYPLAGNEEIIDFFQRNKQKQFIRRFLVASCGDSRQLWRVRGRHFRELADRFTHKRKPLFALEQFLKLWPRDLPSEFEIALGSNWVALTRECAAFCVKEARENRMLKTFFRPAFGPDEMFLHTIVQNSEFVSQASPVEHYVDITGPGGPFHYGNVHALVPKVPIVDLDEARSIVRDRGQKLFTRKLSSKLSLDVLAYLDSVADVSDQQY, from the coding sequence ATGCTCATGGTTGGAGATTCGAGCGCACGCTTACGGACAAAAGTCGCTTATGTGGTGCTTGCACATTCCGACCCGCAGCTATTCGGCCGCCTAATCAAGCGCATTGCGGGACCTTTTGTCTCGTGCTTCGTTCATGTTGACGCGAAAGCACCGATCGAGCCGTTTTTAGCTAGCGTTGCCGACGTACCGCAAGTGTATTTCGTAAAGCCGCGACTCCGGGTAATGTGGGCGGGTTTTAGTCAGGTGGAGTCCACGCTCCTAACAATAGAGAAAGCTCTAGAAGGAACTTGTAAAGAGTGTTCACACATTGTCATAATTTCAGGCGCGGACTATCCTTTGGCCGGAAATGAAGAAATTATAGATTTCTTTCAACGAAACAAACAAAAGCAGTTTATACGAAGATTCCTTGTGGCGAGCTGCGGTGACAGTCGACAGCTGTGGCGAGTAAGGGGCAGACATTTTAGAGAGCTAGCAGACCGTTTTACGCACAAAAGAAAACCGCTTTTTGCTCTTGAGCAATTTCTTAAACTTTGGCCAAGAGATCTTCCGAGTGAATTCGAAATAGCGTTGGGTTCTAACTGGGTTGCGCTGACTCGCGAGTGCGCAGCATTTTGTGTAAAAGAGGCGAGAGAAAATAGGATGCTGAAAACGTTTTTTCGCCCGGCGTTTGGACCCGACGAAATGTTTTTGCATACGATTGTGCAAAACTCAGAATTCGTGAGTCAAGCTTCTCCCGTAGAGCATTACGTCGACATTACCGGTCCGGGCGGCCCATTTCACTACGGCAACGTGCATGCTCTGGTTCCTAAGGTGCCGATTGTCGATTTAGATGAAGCCAGATCAATCGTGAGAGATCGCGGGCAAAAACTGTTCACAAGAAAGCTGTCCTCGAAGTTATCGCTTGATGTGCTGGCTTACCTCGACTCAGTAGCAGACGTTAGCGACCAACAGTATTAA
- a CDS encoding glycosyltransferase has translation MSAAASTPALTTTRRPRPSTITIPMTALATTGTVAARPSFGSSAFARTLSELLLCPSFNNRGLAANSLENYMKISIITPVLNAERYIIKCIENVKSVNAGDIEHIIVDGGSTDRTIELIEVFQKKYELLKLIKGPDKGQSDAMNKGARSATAPIIGMLNVDDTYENNAIDEACFILKQQMSPSLVVANCKVLDEDGRFLFWNKPSDLRLKRLLLGGDVAQFPANPSAYFYHAAVHDIIGYYDENEHYAMDVDFIFACSAKVNVLYHNAHWGNFYMRADNKTAVDLPNSRRRIRLLKRKYFKKLSLTDKLYVLFNVIYRKVSR, from the coding sequence GTGAGCGCTGCGGCATCCACGCCGGCGTTGACGACGACGCGTCGACCCCGGCCCAGCACGATCACCATCCCGATGACGGCACTAGCAACGACCGGTACGGTGGCGGCCCGTCCTTCATTCGGTAGCTCGGCGTTCGCGCGAACGTTGTCCGAACTGCTTCTGTGCCCTAGCTTCAACAACAGAGGACTGGCAGCTAACAGCTTAGAGAACTACATGAAGATCTCAATCATTACTCCCGTCTTAAATGCGGAGCGTTACATTATAAAATGCATCGAGAATGTAAAATCAGTCAATGCGGGTGATATTGAGCATATTATTGTCGATGGCGGATCTACCGATCGAACAATTGAGCTCATCGAAGTCTTTCAGAAAAAGTATGAGTTGTTGAAACTCATCAAGGGTCCGGATAAAGGTCAATCTGATGCCATGAATAAAGGGGCGCGATCAGCAACTGCGCCTATCATCGGTATGCTAAACGTAGACGATACCTATGAAAACAACGCCATCGACGAAGCTTGTTTTATATTAAAGCAACAGATGTCACCGTCGTTAGTGGTTGCAAATTGTAAGGTTTTAGATGAGGATGGACGGTTTTTATTTTGGAATAAACCTTCTGACCTAAGATTGAAGCGACTTTTACTGGGAGGTGACGTAGCGCAGTTCCCAGCTAACCCAAGTGCCTATTTTTACCATGCCGCTGTTCATGATATAATCGGTTATTACGATGAGAATGAGCACTATGCTATGGATGTAGACTTCATCTTTGCGTGCTCGGCGAAAGTGAATGTGCTATACCATAATGCGCACTGGGGTAATTTTTATATGCGCGCTGACAATAAAACCGCAGTCGATCTGCCAAATTCACGTCGAAGAATTCGATTATTGAAACGTAAATATTTCAAAAAACTATCATTGACCGATAAACTATATGTGCTATTTAATGTGATATATCGCAAAGTGTCAAGATAG
- a CDS encoding glycosyltransferase family 8 protein, translated as MKAAKNSAFCYVTDISYLAPTLISISSLRKKLSTFLPVTLVLTLKENESVSDLEEVFNQLSIHVIRIDAKDVEGISKVWAPGHVSRAALGRLLLHDILPTDIERIVYLDGDTVVLNDLLELALAPMSSGTVGMVEDAISFFRNDKSDNGRSTREHLSRIGLKPDDPYGNSGVMVANREDWKSLSLDALEYLQHSSECCPPYHDQSAINAVIGRRRACLSTRWNCQSRFAQWDDTALSKASLLHFTGAKKPWMGSVYPWQPIFAEINELRDGLNIPSLPLKTMSADELISYNSQFIRPASILRKYFDLRLRRRPQLISKYDNTCII; from the coding sequence ATGAAGGCTGCGAAGAATTCTGCGTTCTGTTATGTTACGGATATTTCGTATCTAGCTCCCACATTAATCTCAATTTCATCGCTAAGAAAAAAGCTATCTACCTTCTTACCTGTAACTTTAGTCCTAACATTGAAAGAAAATGAAAGCGTGTCAGACTTAGAGGAGGTTTTTAACCAACTTTCTATTCACGTTATACGTATTGATGCTAAGGATGTGGAAGGGATTTCTAAAGTCTGGGCACCAGGGCATGTCTCAAGAGCAGCGCTCGGACGTCTTCTTCTGCACGACATCCTTCCAACCGATATTGAGCGAATAGTATACCTTGATGGAGATACCGTCGTATTAAACGATCTTCTTGAGTTGGCACTCGCACCAATGTCCAGCGGGACTGTGGGGATGGTCGAAGACGCGATCTCGTTTTTTAGAAATGATAAATCAGATAACGGGCGATCGACCCGAGAGCACTTAAGCCGGATCGGCTTAAAGCCAGATGATCCATACGGCAATTCAGGAGTTATGGTTGCCAATCGAGAAGATTGGAAGAGTCTCTCGCTTGATGCGCTCGAATACTTACAGCATTCATCCGAGTGCTGTCCACCTTATCACGATCAGAGCGCAATTAACGCTGTTATTGGGCGTCGGCGTGCTTGCCTTTCAACCAGATGGAATTGTCAATCACGCTTTGCGCAATGGGATGACACCGCTCTTTCAAAGGCTTCGCTTTTGCATTTTACTGGTGCAAAAAAGCCTTGGATGGGATCGGTTTACCCCTGGCAACCCATCTTTGCCGAAATTAACGAGCTGAGGGACGGCTTGAATATACCTAGTTTGCCGCTGAAAACTATGAGCGCCGATGAATTAATCTCTTACAACTCGCAATTTATTCGTCCAGCCTCCATTTTGCGGAAGTATTTTGATCTCAGGCTCCGGCGCAGGCCTCAACTCATATCAAAGTACGACAACACCTGCATCATATAG
- a CDS encoding oligosaccharide flippase family protein, which translates to MATVDEYASILSDAIVKSRMTGFAGRSEIYSCARNTIHEHFRNIGSLSDRRSGEREIALLNTAIRVVEEGFYSRQRSVSTAAKGRQMGLNSDVSTEALLQTDSVTTVTGGEFETGNVQSRGKSKQFIANVGAGTLVNIIRVSLQLVTLPVLARLLTPSDYGIYALALPTVSLFIILADGGLGASLARESENNRILWSTAFWTLLATCCLMGVLVCCSGFILASVSGEQTLVGLMALLSASLPLLAFSIVADARLIRRGNLLFHCGADLCGLLTGAAVGLTCAFHGGGAWSLAAQYVSSLAVRALILNIAARARPHFEFDISTLSGHLSIGGWLIVMRVSDTVGKIIENSLFGRLFGADLLGSYTLAFQLVRFSCESVTNPILSAFYSHAVRHDASEIARIHLFLSRLILVILVPFAVFMSIIAPKILPSVLGGQWDHAAGFVRILLLPYAIAGASWLSGQILLRNGIVARSAFITVSVNLFRVIAIASGIWFDVVVIAWLLAISFVIQAVAVTVVVPDGAGAEKAALLRNFVSILLSASVAGGIVYAIDSFSSLGWPTYGAEFCVGGLVYFSCLFALLKKTLRGDFQALMGIIAALKKA; encoded by the coding sequence ATGGCTACCGTAGACGAATATGCCTCGATATTGTCCGACGCTATTGTTAAGTCTCGAATGACAGGTTTCGCTGGTCGCAGTGAGATATATAGCTGCGCACGCAATACTATACATGAACATTTTAGAAACATCGGAAGCCTCTCAGACAGGCGGTCCGGTGAACGTGAAATTGCGTTATTGAACACCGCCATCCGAGTGGTCGAAGAAGGTTTCTACAGCCGGCAGAGATCCGTTTCGACTGCCGCAAAAGGTAGACAAATGGGGCTCAATAGCGATGTATCGACAGAAGCTTTGTTGCAGACAGATTCTGTTACTACAGTTACGGGTGGAGAATTCGAGACCGGAAATGTTCAAAGCCGCGGCAAAAGCAAACAATTTATCGCAAATGTAGGGGCGGGAACTCTCGTCAACATAATTCGTGTTTCTCTTCAGCTCGTAACCTTACCTGTACTCGCGAGACTACTGACCCCGTCAGACTACGGTATCTACGCACTCGCCTTGCCGACAGTCAGCCTTTTCATAATTCTAGCGGATGGTGGATTGGGCGCATCTTTAGCCCGAGAGAGTGAAAACAATCGTATTCTTTGGTCCACGGCATTTTGGACCCTTCTAGCTACTTGTTGTTTGATGGGAGTTTTAGTTTGCTGCTCCGGATTTATACTGGCCTCGGTCTCGGGCGAACAGACGCTAGTCGGACTCATGGCTCTTCTATCCGCGTCTCTTCCGTTGCTTGCCTTTTCGATTGTAGCCGACGCAAGATTAATTAGACGTGGTAATTTGCTGTTCCATTGCGGAGCTGATTTGTGCGGTTTGCTTACGGGAGCCGCTGTTGGTCTGACTTGTGCATTTCACGGTGGTGGCGCTTGGAGTTTGGCCGCGCAGTATGTTTCATCTCTCGCAGTTCGAGCCCTTATTCTAAATATAGCGGCACGAGCCCGTCCTCACTTTGAATTTGATATTTCGACGCTTTCCGGGCATCTATCGATTGGCGGTTGGCTGATTGTGATGCGGGTAAGTGATACCGTCGGTAAGATAATTGAGAATTCCTTGTTCGGTCGGTTGTTCGGCGCCGACCTACTTGGTTCTTACACGTTGGCTTTTCAGCTTGTTCGATTCTCATGTGAATCTGTCACCAATCCAATCCTGAGCGCTTTTTATTCCCATGCAGTTCGCCACGACGCGTCGGAGATTGCGAGAATCCATCTTTTTCTTTCGCGTCTGATCCTCGTTATTTTGGTACCTTTTGCGGTGTTCATGTCTATCATTGCTCCGAAAATACTCCCATCTGTGCTTGGCGGTCAGTGGGATCACGCTGCGGGATTCGTTCGCATCTTATTATTGCCCTATGCGATCGCAGGAGCCTCCTGGCTCAGCGGACAAATATTGCTGCGGAATGGTATTGTTGCTCGGAGCGCTTTTATAACTGTTTCGGTAAATCTTTTTCGCGTGATCGCTATCGCATCCGGCATCTGGTTTGATGTGGTCGTGATCGCTTGGCTTCTTGCCATCTCCTTTGTTATCCAAGCGGTAGCAGTAACTGTTGTCGTCCCTGATGGCGCTGGCGCTGAAAAAGCGGCTCTTTTAAGAAATTTTGTCTCTATCTTGCTTTCCGCTTCTGTCGCTGGAGGCATCGTGTATGCCATAGATAGTTTCAGCAGTTTAGGGTGGCCGACGTATGGGGCGGAGTTTTGCGTAGGCGGATTGGTATACTTTTCTTGTCTTTTTGCTTTGCTCAAGAAGACTCTTCGCGGTGATTTTCAGGCATTGATGGGAATCATTGCTGCTTTGAAAAAGGCCTAG
- a CDS encoding glycoside hydrolase family 16 protein — MGMLIRKALLYKLFLLSIVFLGVNSGPCAAEEQVHLQPGEEQIDLKNMELSFEDNFAEPSVVGRAPFSSFNNHVKWLAHTPWNGDFGEAQFSDPGGNGPFAFSENGLSIIARKSPEGKWTSGLICSVDRDGPGQQGFTQKYGYFEMRAKLPEGAGTWPAFWLVGADKVNGSTEIDVLEYYGQFNAGFHTVLHFWKKVDSRHVGYVVDVPPKSLTSAYHNYGVLITETSTKFFLDGRKYLEFPTPDELRQPMYILVNFALGGGWPIDKMISPAVMSVEYVRAYRQRSR; from the coding sequence ATGGGGATGCTAATCCGCAAAGCGCTGCTGTACAAACTGTTTCTTCTTTCAATAGTATTTCTCGGAGTTAATTCAGGCCCCTGCGCTGCAGAGGAGCAAGTTCACTTGCAGCCAGGAGAGGAACAGATTGACCTAAAAAACATGGAACTATCCTTCGAAGACAATTTCGCTGAGCCGAGCGTAGTTGGGCGGGCGCCATTTTCGAGCTTCAATAATCATGTAAAATGGTTGGCGCATACTCCTTGGAATGGCGATTTTGGAGAGGCTCAATTCAGCGATCCCGGCGGCAACGGTCCTTTCGCATTCTCCGAGAATGGTTTGAGTATCATTGCTCGAAAATCCCCCGAGGGGAAATGGACGTCCGGATTGATCTGCTCGGTAGATCGGGACGGTCCCGGTCAGCAAGGCTTCACACAGAAATACGGTTACTTCGAAATGCGTGCTAAGTTGCCTGAAGGAGCGGGAACTTGGCCGGCATTCTGGCTCGTCGGAGCCGATAAAGTGAATGGATCAACAGAGATCGACGTTCTGGAGTACTACGGCCAGTTCAATGCGGGGTTTCACACCGTCTTGCATTTCTGGAAAAAGGTCGATTCGAGACACGTTGGGTATGTTGTTGATGTTCCTCCAAAATCGTTGACGAGTGCGTACCATAATTATGGTGTTTTGATCACTGAAACCTCAACAAAATTCTTTTTAGATGGTCGGAAATATCTAGAGTTTCCTACGCCTGATGAGCTACGCCAACCAATGTACATTTTGGTGAATTTTGCGTTGGGTGGTGGATGGCCTATCGATAAAATGATATCTCCCGCCGTGATGTCAGTCGAGTATGTTCGCGCTTATAGGCAACGATCCCGCTGA
- a CDS encoding polysaccharide biosynthesis/export family protein: MTSSTRQNRKYTKSHYVVKWFFLQMAITGLISTSAHSQVRYTVGPEDRVALKVWDVRNGDPYQWVALTGEFIVGADGRLSLPLIGDVVVSGLTTSELALAVGTQLKNKVGLSTTPTASVQIVKYRPFYITGAVQRPGKYDYVPSLTVMQAISIAEGMRRARDNSRTEREVITGSGDARLLGVERIGLLARQARLNAEIGGQSSVTYPHELMQQAASPGAKLAMQQETSLFLGRREALEAQLATINQAKKILQSQLASLETKDSNISRQISLTRKDLSNVNELASKGMVIAQRQISAEQNVASLEGNKLDIQIATLRAQQDLSQADRDIVTLTTKFRTDALAEISEIRSRLDQNQQKISTASGLIEEAKLFGALDLSTDDDRVIIYSIVRAASGERAAADLMTRLEPGDVLQVSTQLNSAPTNSSNRTSSNR; the protein is encoded by the coding sequence ATGACATCCTCAACAAGGCAGAACCGAAAATACACCAAAAGCCATTACGTAGTCAAATGGTTTTTCCTCCAGATGGCTATTACGGGACTTATATCGACTAGCGCACATTCGCAGGTGCGTTACACAGTTGGTCCGGAAGATCGTGTCGCCCTAAAAGTCTGGGATGTGCGAAACGGGGATCCCTATCAATGGGTTGCCTTGACCGGTGAATTTATCGTTGGCGCCGATGGGCGTCTCTCGTTGCCACTTATCGGCGATGTGGTCGTCTCAGGTCTCACCACGAGCGAACTTGCGTTAGCGGTGGGAACCCAGTTGAAAAATAAAGTTGGACTATCTACTACTCCTACAGCATCCGTTCAAATCGTAAAATATCGGCCTTTCTATATTACAGGAGCCGTCCAGCGTCCTGGAAAATACGACTACGTGCCGTCACTTACAGTGATGCAAGCTATAAGTATCGCCGAGGGTATGCGTCGCGCTCGAGACAACTCGAGGACCGAAAGAGAGGTGATCACTGGAAGCGGGGACGCTCGGCTTTTAGGAGTCGAGCGCATCGGATTATTAGCGCGTCAGGCTCGGCTTAATGCAGAAATCGGCGGGCAAAGTTCGGTCACCTACCCGCACGAGCTTATGCAACAGGCCGCAAGCCCTGGCGCGAAACTGGCGATGCAACAGGAGACTTCGTTATTTCTCGGTCGACGCGAGGCCTTAGAGGCGCAACTCGCCACAATAAATCAAGCAAAGAAAATCCTTCAATCACAGCTGGCATCACTGGAAACTAAAGATAGTAATATTTCGCGTCAAATATCATTAACTCGCAAAGATCTATCAAATGTCAACGAGCTAGCGTCGAAGGGTATGGTGATTGCTCAGCGGCAAATTTCTGCAGAGCAAAACGTTGCGTCGTTGGAAGGTAACAAACTAGACATTCAGATCGCCACTTTGAGGGCGCAACAGGACTTATCCCAAGCTGACCGCGATATAGTCACACTGACTACTAAATTTCGGACTGACGCTCTGGCGGAGATTTCTGAAATCAGATCTCGCTTGGATCAGAATCAGCAGAAAATCAGCACGGCGTCCGGTTTGATCGAAGAAGCCAAGTTGTTTGGAGCGCTGGATCTTTCAACAGATGACGACAGAGTAATAATATATAGTATAGTACGGGCAGCGTCCGGTGAACGTGCTGCTGCCGACCTAATGACCCGACTGGAACCAGGCGACGTTTTGCAAGTGTCGACGCAGCTGAACTCAGCGCCGACAAATTCAAGCAACAGGACATCTTCTAACCGATAA
- a CDS encoding glycosyltransferase family 4 protein: MMKIVHFLKHCDLSNGHVHVVVDLACAQASRGHDVVVASGGGAYTSFLELHKVRHVTIPQSARRAPIAVAAFHSLLRRENPTVVHAHMMGSAAIAYLSTRFKKIPLVTTMHNSFDRHSFLMRLGDAIVAVSESERRLLLSRKYDSRKLRVVYNGPIDSVRESLNPGNLVTIPAKSIISVCGLHGRKRVNLTIEAFAQLSATYSDWYLVIVGDGPDMQKLKDLSMALGVESRVIFQGHHPNPQQLLRQAAIFVNFADAEPFGLAVAEARASGCAIVVSDVGGMPEVVEHGRAGTIVSDSDPKTIARALRELIASPDKLSERRMAAMTGLDPFKAMNMASNYDSVYAEAVARFAHP; encoded by the coding sequence ATGATGAAAATTGTGCATTTTTTAAAACATTGTGATCTAAGCAACGGCCACGTTCATGTGGTGGTGGATCTAGCATGTGCCCAGGCTTCTAGAGGACATGACGTTGTGGTCGCCTCGGGAGGCGGCGCATACACTTCCTTTTTAGAGTTGCACAAAGTTAGACACGTAACGATCCCTCAGTCGGCTCGCCGCGCACCCATTGCTGTGGCCGCTTTTCATAGCCTACTCAGAAGGGAAAATCCAACCGTCGTTCATGCGCATATGATGGGCTCGGCAGCAATTGCTTATTTATCGACGCGCTTCAAAAAAATTCCGCTTGTCACGACCATGCATAACTCCTTCGACAGACATTCATTCCTTATGCGGTTAGGCGACGCCATAGTTGCAGTGTCAGAGTCTGAACGTCGGCTTCTCCTGTCTCGCAAATATGATTCGCGAAAGTTAAGAGTGGTTTATAATGGACCGATAGACTCTGTGAGGGAGAGCTTGAACCCTGGGAATCTTGTAACTATTCCGGCAAAGTCAATCATTTCAGTCTGTGGTCTTCATGGGAGAAAAAGGGTAAATCTGACCATCGAGGCGTTTGCTCAACTTTCAGCCACTTATAGTGATTGGTATTTAGTTATTGTTGGCGATGGTCCCGATATGCAGAAGTTGAAGGATTTGAGTATGGCCCTTGGTGTTGAGAGTCGTGTGATATTCCAGGGTCACCATCCGAATCCGCAACAGCTCCTACGTCAGGCTGCCATATTTGTAAATTTCGCCGACGCTGAGCCATTTGGCCTAGCAGTGGCCGAAGCGCGAGCGAGTGGTTGCGCAATAGTAGTATCGGATGTTGGTGGCATGCCGGAAGTCGTTGAGCATGGTCGCGCGGGTACAATCGTTTCCGATTCCGACCCGAAGACAATCGCCCGGGCGCTCCGTGAGTTGATAGCGAGTCCTGACAAACTTTCTGAACGCAGAATGGCTGCGATGACTGGCTTAGATCCGTTTAAAGCGATGAATATGGCTTCTAATTATGACTCTGTATATGCCGAAGCTGTGGCACGCTTCGCGCATCCGTAA
- a CDS encoding IS110 family transposase — protein MLDHEQIQTNLPEVAVFVTLELSKSAWLLAAQAIPSGKTSAHRVSGGDVEGLLALLRRLQAREQRSSGREVAIILGYEAGYDGFWLQRRLSAEAITCFVMDPGSLQVDRRARRAKTDRLDAAMLLRALMAWCRGDHAACRMVQVPSVEREDARRTHRERQRLIAERVQHVNRIKGLLATQGVYTFQPLRRDRWERLNEVRTGDGRDLRQRLRGEIEREFRRLELVLEQVAAAEAERDAAVADPAVTDADAEKVARLARLGGIGTELATVLVREALYRPFANRKQVAAYAGLTPSPYASGDRQRDQGISKAGNPLLRKSMVELAWLWLRYQPGSGLARWFVERIGTARGRIRKITAVALARKLLVALGRYLATGLVPEGARLKAA, from the coding sequence ATGCTTGATCATGAACAGATCCAGACAAACCTGCCTGAGGTTGCTGTGTTCGTCACGCTGGAACTCAGCAAGTCGGCATGGCTCCTGGCCGCCCAGGCCATCCCGAGCGGGAAGACCTCCGCACACCGGGTGAGCGGCGGCGACGTGGAGGGCCTGCTCGCCTTGCTGCGCCGCCTGCAGGCTCGCGAACAGCGCAGCTCCGGCCGAGAGGTCGCGATCATCCTCGGCTACGAGGCCGGGTACGACGGCTTCTGGCTGCAGCGTCGGCTTTCGGCCGAGGCGATCACCTGCTTCGTCATGGATCCCGGCAGCCTCCAGGTCGACCGCCGCGCGCGACGGGCCAAGACCGACCGGCTCGACGCTGCCATGCTACTACGGGCGTTGATGGCTTGGTGCCGCGGCGATCACGCCGCCTGCCGCATGGTGCAGGTGCCCTCGGTCGAGCGCGAGGATGCGCGGCGCACTCATCGCGAGCGTCAGCGCCTGATCGCGGAGCGGGTGCAGCACGTCAACCGGATCAAGGGCCTGCTCGCCACCCAGGGCGTCTACACGTTCCAGCCGCTGCGACGCGACCGTTGGGAGCGGTTGAACGAGGTGCGCACCGGCGACGGGCGCGACCTGCGTCAGCGCCTGCGCGGCGAGATCGAGCGCGAGTTCCGGCGGCTGGAACTCGTGCTCGAACAGGTCGCGGCCGCCGAGGCCGAGCGCGATGCCGCCGTGGCGGATCCGGCCGTCACGGACGCCGACGCCGAGAAGGTGGCGCGTCTGGCCCGGCTCGGTGGCATCGGCACCGAGCTGGCCACGGTGCTGGTGCGGGAGGCGCTGTATCGGCCCTTCGCCAACCGCAAGCAGGTGGCCGCCTATGCCGGTCTCACGCCGAGCCCGTACGCCAGCGGCGACCGGCAGCGCGACCAGGGCATCTCCAAGGCTGGGAACCCACTCCTGCGGAAGTCGATGGTCGAACTGGCGTGGCTGTGGCTGCGCTATCAGCCGGGCAGCGGGCTCGCCCGCTGGTTCGTCGAGCGGATCGGCACCGCACGCGGTCGCATCCGCAAGATCACCGCGGTGGCGCTGGCGCGCAAACTGCTGGTCGCCCTGGGGCGCTATCTCGCCACCGGGCTGGTTCCGGAGGGCGCGCGCCTGAAGGCGGCCTGA
- a CDS encoding IS701 family transposase has translation MAAKGIYRDPVRSSDGHFVKASGLRWMSLMLLAPIPRAGRIWALPFLTALVPSERACRERGRRHKPLLNVGGQLALQARRWLPGCDLVVVGDSGFSALLFLDARRRARITAITRLRLDAALYDPAPSRPPGTIKRPRTKGARLPTLTAILAAKDARWHAVVVPGWYGAGERTIEIASDTAVWRHGGLPVVPIRWVLIRDPEARFPPQALLCTDPTREPAQIVGWFVRRWTIEVTFQKARAHLGVETQRQWSDTAIARTTPCLLALFSIVTLLAARLSARQWRRVAAAAWYPKPRPTFADALAAVRYAIWRERILTTSPRRRARTKPRFRLPPPWAYALCHAA, from the coding sequence ATCGCGGCCAAGGGTATCTACCGTGATCCGGTTCGCTCCTCCGACGGCCACTTCGTCAAGGCAAGCGGGCTGCGCTGGATGAGCCTGATGTTGCTCGCCCCAATTCCCCGGGCGGGGCGCATCTGGGCGTTGCCGTTTCTGACCGCGCTGGTGCCGTCAGAGCGCGCCTGTCGCGAACGGGGCCGTCGGCACAAGCCGTTGCTCAACGTCGGCGGCCAACTTGCCCTCCAGGCCCGACGCTGGCTGCCGGGGTGCGACCTCGTCGTTGTGGGCGACAGCGGCTTCTCGGCCTTGCTGTTCCTCGACGCGAGGCGCCGCGCTCGCATCACGGCAATCACCCGCCTGCGGCTCGACGCAGCACTCTACGATCCCGCCCCGTCGCGCCCGCCGGGCACGATTAAGCGCCCGCGGACCAAAGGCGCGCGGCTGCCGACGCTCACCGCGATCCTCGCGGCCAAGGACGCGCGCTGGCACGCGGTCGTGGTGCCTGGCTGGTACGGGGCAGGCGAGCGCACGATCGAGATCGCCTCGGACACCGCGGTGTGGCGGCACGGTGGCTTGCCCGTCGTGCCGATCCGCTGGGTGCTCATCCGCGATCCCGAAGCGCGCTTCCCACCCCAGGCGCTGCTCTGCACAGATCCGACGCGCGAGCCCGCGCAGATCGTAGGGTGGTTCGTGCGGCGCTGGACCATCGAGGTCACTTTTCAGAAAGCGCGCGCCCATCTCGGGGTCGAGACGCAGCGGCAGTGGTCCGACACGGCGATCGCCCGCACCACGCCCTGCCTGCTCGCCCTGTTCTCGATCGTCACACTGCTGGCCGCACGCCTCTCGGCACGCCAATGGCGACGCGTCGCGGCGGCTGCGTGGTACCCCAAACCGCGCCCGACCTTCGCCGATGCTCTGGCCGCCGTGCGCTATGCGATCTGGCGCGAGCGGATTTTGACAACATCACCGCGCCGACGCGCCCGAACAAAACCCCGCTTCCGTTTGCCACCGCCCTGGGCCTATGCCCTCTGCCACGCCGCATGA